GAGCCCGAGGAGGTGGTTCAGCTCCGCCTGGGCATCCGCTACCTCGCCCTGATGACCAGGCGCTTCTCGAGCCTCGACCGAGCGCTGGCGGCGTGGAACGCCGGCCCGGTGGCGGTCGCCCGCGAGCTCGCCTCGTCGGGGACCGTCCCGGACCGCTGGCTCTCCTTCGCGCGGAAGGTCGCGCGGGAACGTCGCCACCTGCGCACCCATTTCGGGCAGGATGCGGCCACCAAGCTGGCCGTGGCGCCCGGATCCCCGGTCGCGCCGGAGTAGCCGGTCCCCTTCGAGCGTTCGTTCAACGATGTCCTTCGCCGTCACCGAGATCTTCTTTTCGCTCCAGGGCGAGTCCACCCGGATGGGTCGGCCCTGTGTGTTCATCCGCTTCACGGGCTGTGATCTCCGCTGCGGCTACTGCGACACCGCGTACGCCTTCCACGGCGGGACGAAGCGGAGCCGCGAGGAGATCCTGGCCGAGGTCGCCCGGCATCCCACCCGCTACGTCACCCTCACCGGCGGGGAGCCGCTGCTCCAGCGCGAGCTGCCCGCCCTCGCTCGGGACCTCCTGGAGCGGGGCTACGAGGTGGCGATCGAGACCCACGGCCAGAAGCGGTGGGACTCGCTGCCGGAGCAGGTGATCAAGATCGTGGACGTGAAGACGCCGGCCTCCGGCGAGTGCGCCACGGAGGAGCACCTCTCCTGGCTCCGGACCCTGGGGCCCCGCGACGAGCTGAAGTTCGTGATCGGCTCTCGCGAGGACTTCGACTGGTCGGCGGACGTCGTGCGGCGCCTCCAGCTCGAGGGCAAGCACGCGGCCCTCCTCTTCTCGCCCACCCACGGCCAGGTGGAGCTCTCCGAGCTCGCGGCGTGGATCCTCGAGTCGGGGCTGGACGTCCGGATGCAGATTCAGCTCCACAAGCTGATCTGGGGCACCGAAGCCCGCGGCGTCTGAACGCCCGAAGCTTGACGCGCCCGCTCGTTTCGGGGAGCCTGTCCGGAAGTTGGCGAAGTCCGTCGACGGAAGGCCCGGGCGGACCCGAGCGCCGTCCCCGCGGAAGGGCAATCCCTCCAGAGGATCCATGTTCTCCATCGATCCGATGCAGAAGCACATCGAGGCGAGCCCCGACCGCATCCTCTCCATCGTGGAGTCGATCAACTCGCCCTTCGTGGCGGTCCCCGGCCGCGAGTCCCAGGCGACCTCGGCCTTCATCGTCGGCCTGCGCAGCGCCGAGGGCCATCCGGGCCTCGTCGTCCACCTCTGGCTCTCCCAGGCGCGGGAGGCCGTGATCTACACGCCCGACGACGCGCAGGAGGCCCGCCGGGACTACCAGGGCGCGATGAACGCGGCCCTCGAGTTCTGCGAGTCCATGGGCTTCATGATGGAGGACGTCCCGTTTCGCGAGCTGACGCCCGAAGCGCAGTGGGAGATCCTCGGGAACCTGCCGCCCTTCCAGCGGGATCCCGCGCCGTCGCGCCTCGCCGGGAGCTCGATGCTCCAGCCGGTGACGGCGGGCCCCTCGATGAACTCCCCCTTCATCACTTCCGCGACCCCCGGGCCCGAGCTCTTCCTGGAGGAGCTGGTGGAGCCGCTGGACGAGGCGCCCCTCGCGCCGGTCGACGTCTCGAAGCTCGCCCGGCTGCTCGCCAGCTTCTAGTGCCCACGATGCCGAAGCTCTTCCTTCTCGCCGCCGCCTCTCTCCTGCTCGCCGCAACGGGCTGCCGTACGATCTCCGACAAGGATCGGAAGCTGGCGGCGTCCCACCTCGACATCGCGCAGCAGTCCGTGGCCGGAGGCGATCCCCGGGCCGCCCTCGCCGAGGTCGAGAAGGCGGTGGCCCTCGATCCCACCGACCCCAAGAGCCACAACCTCTACGCGCTCCTGCTCCACATCTACTTCGCCGAGGGCGACCGCGCGATCCTCGAGTACCGAAAGGCGATCGAGCTCGACCGCGACTACACCGAGGCCAAGGTGAACCTGAGCGCGGTGTACATGGCCACCGGTCGGTGCGCCGACGCGATCCCGCTCCTCGAGGAGGCCCGCCGCGACCTGCTCTTCCGCGAGCCCTACCTGGTCGAGAACAACCTGGGCTGGTGCCGGTACAAGCTGGGCGACGTCGACGGCGCGCTCCGGCACCTGCGCGCCGCGGTCTCCGTGAACCCCGGCTTCTGCCTCGGCTACCGCAACCTGGGCGAGATCATGGAGGAGCAGGGCCGGGTCGACGAAGCCCTCCGCTTCGTGGAGCGCTACGGAAAGTCCTGCCCCGAGGTGGCCGACGCGGATTTCCGCCGCGGTCTGCTCCTCCTCGAGAAGGGCCAGGATTCCGAGGCCCGCCTCGCGTTCCTCTCCTGTAAGGAGAAGGCGAAGGACGACGAGCTCGCCGTCGAGTGCGCGGGTCATGCGGAGAGGATCCCAGGGGGCTGAGACGATGGAGAGCTTCGGCCGCTACCTGGTGCAGCAGCGTGAGCTGCGTGGAATGTCGCCCGGCGACGTGATCCGGGTGACGAAGCTCTCCCCCTCCGCCATCGAGGCCCTCGAGAACGATCGCTTCGACCGGCTGCCTGGGCGCACCTTCGTGGTCGGCTACCTGCGCGCCTACGCCGCCTGTGTCGGCCTGAACCCCGACGAGGTGGTGCTTCGCTACGAGGAGCACGCGAGCCGGCTTCCGCCGCCGGAGGACACCGGCGTCCCGCGGCTCACGCTCAAGGGCGCCGCGGGCCCGATGCCCATCCGCTTTGTCTTCCTCGGCGCCGCCGTGGTGCTCATCGCCCTGGCGGCCTACCTGCTCTTTGTCGTGAAGGCCGCGGGGTGAACGAGCGGAGCTCGGAGGCGATCGTCCTCGGCTCGGTCGACTACGGCGAGTCCGACCGGATCGTGACCTTCCTCACCCGGGATCGGGGCAGGCTCTCCGCCTTCGCCGCCGGGGCGCGCAAGTCCAAGAGGCGTTTCGCCGGGGTGCTCGAGCCCTTCACCCGGCTCGAGGTGCGCCTCCAGGAGCGGCGGGGGGAGCTGCTCTTCCTCGCTTCGTGCAGCTTGCACGACGGCCACGCCGGCCTGCGCGAGGACCTGGGCCGGATCGCCCACGCCGGCCACGCCGCCGAGCTCTGCCGAGAGCTCTGCCGCGATCGCGAGCCCCACGAGGAGCTCTTCGACCTGCTCGCCGTCTACCTGCGTGCCCTCTGCGGCGAGCCCGCGCGACCCGAGGACCTGCTCGCGTTCGAGCTCGCGGCGCTCCGGCATGCGGGTGTGTCGCCTCGGTTCACGGATTGTGCGCTATGCGGAGCTGGGGCCGACGGCGGCGCGCTCTTCGATCCGGCACACGGCGGCATCGTCTGTGGCGCGTGTGCGGGGCAGGCACAGCCCGGCTCGATCCGGGCCGACGCGCAGACGCTAGAGGCGGTTCGCGCGCTCCAGGCAGCGGGTCCGTTCGCCGGTGTCGCCGTCGATGATCCGCGGACGAGGCGGGCGGCCAGCGGCCTGGTGCGAAGCTTCACGCGAGAGATCGTCGGAAAGCCGCTCCGCTCCCTCGACTTCCTCGCGCAGGTGGGGCTCGAGGCGTAGCGTGGTGCGCGCTTAGAGCTTCAGCCGGACGAAGATCGCCTCGGGGATCGACCGGATGATCGCCATGATCGCCCACCAGAAACGCGGCAGGTAGACCTCTCCGCGGCCCCGCATGATCGCCCGATAGATGCCCTTGCCCACCACGGCGGGGCCCACGAAGAGCGGCCCCTTTGGCACGTGGGCCGTCATCGGCGTGTCGACGAAGCCGGGCTTCACCGTCACCAGCGAGACCCCGGCGGCGTGGAGGCGGTTGCGCATGCCGCTCGCGAACGCGGTGAGCGCCGCCTTGGCCGAGCCGTAGACGTAGTTGCTCTGCCTGCCGCGATCGCCCGCCACCGAGGAGATCACCGCGATCGCCCCGTAGCGCCTTGCCTCGAAGCGGTTGGCGAGGTGGGTGAGGAGCGAGGCCGCCGAGACGAAGTTCGTGCGCAGCGCCGCCTCGGCGACGGTGAAATCCGAGGCGCAGGCGGCCTGATCGGGGAGGGTGCCGTGGGCGACGAGGGCGGTGTCGAGGCCGCCGAGGCGCTCCTCGGCGCGGTCGATGAGCCCTCCATGCCCGTCGATGTGGTCGAGGTCGAAGACCTCGTGCTCCACCTGGGAGGCGCCGCGGACGCGGAGGTCGGACGCGACCGCCTCGAGGCGCTCGGCGTTTCGGCCCACGAGGAAGAGCCGGGCCCCCTTGGAGGCGAAGAGCCTCGCCGTCTCCTGCGCGATGGCGGAGGTGGCGCCGAAGATCACGATGCGTCTCATGGGGAGAGTCGTCCGTTCGCGCCGTCGACCCGGCGCCAGAAGCTGGAGGAGAAGCGAGGATCCACGAAGCGTGAGAACTCGTCCAGCTTTGGGAACGAGCGGCGGAAGGTCTCGCCCGACATCCGGGCGTCCTTTGCGGGATAGATCGCGCCGCCGGACTCGCGGACGAGGGCGTCGAGGCGGTCGAGGAGGGCGAAGACCTTCTCGCCCCGGTTGCGGAAGTCGATGGCGAGGGTGGCGCCGGGTCTCGGGAAGGAGAGGAGCCCAGGCGAGGCCTTGGAGCCGAAGGTCTTGAAGACCACCAGCGGCGAGCCCTCCCGCGAGCGGGCGATCTCGGCCAGGATCGGCCGCGCGGCCTCGGGCGGCACCACGCACTGCCACTGGAGGAAGCCGCGCCTTCCATAGACGCGGTTCCAGCGCAGCACCTTGTCGAGCGGGTAGAAGAAGGGCTCGAACTCCGTGTTCGCCGACTTCACCTTGCGTAGCTGCTGGTTGTAGTAGGCGAAGTTGAACGCGCGCACGGTGAGCGGGTTCACCAGGAAGCCGGGGAAGTCGAAAGGGACGGTGAGCTTCCTCGGGCGGCGCACGGGCGGCGGCCCGTCCGGGAACGGCGCCGCGTGGTTGCCGCGGTGGTAGATCCCGCGCCCGAGGTGCTTCCCCGTGGCCAGGATGTCGATCCAGGCCACCGTGTAGACGTAGTCGCGCTCGGACTCGTCGTTGAGCGAGAAGAACTCGTCGAGGCCGCCGAAGCGGACGGTCTGCGCCTCGATGAAGGGGTTGTGGATCGGCCGGAGCTGGAACTCCGCCCAGGTGACGAGCCCGGTGAGCCCGAGGCCGCCGATGGTGGCCTGGAACCACTCCGCGTTCTGCTCGGGGCTGCAGACGAGGCGGGTGCCGTCGCTGCGGAGGAGCTCCAGCGAGCGGACGAAGCGCCCGAAGGTCCCGTCGGCGACGTGGTTCTTCCCGTGGACGTCGTTCGCGATGGCGCCGCCGACGGTCACGAATTTCGTGCCTGGTGTCACCGGCAGGAACCAGCCCGCCGGGACCACGAGGTCGAGGATCTCCGACAGGCTGACACCAGCCTCGCAGCGGATCACGCCGCCCGCGCGATCGAAGGAGATCAGTCGGGAGAGCCCGCGGGTGGCGAGGAGCGCGCCGCCGTCGTTCAGGCAGCTGTCGCCGTAGCTCCGCCCGAGACCATGCGGCAGGAGCGTCGCGTCGCTCGCGGGTAGCGAATCGCCGCGCCACTGCACGGGCAGCGCGCGCTGACTCGCCTTCGGAAATCGGCCCCAGGACTCGTGATCGGCCACGCGGGATCTATACCTTCAGTAGACGATCGCCACCACGGCGGCCATCCACACCGCCAGGTTCAGTACGAAGGGGGGATCGGTGATGAGCGCCTCCGTGGGGCTGCTGGCGCGGGTGGCGTGGGCCACCAGGCGGGTGAAGCGCCAGATCCCGAAGGCGGGAAAGGGGAGGGTGTAGGCGAGCAGGTAGCCGAACCGCCCCAGCGTGTCCGGCGCCACGGTGTAGAGGAAGTAGCTGACCACCGCGAGGGCGCCGGCGCCGGCGAGGGCGATGTCGAGGTTGGCGAGGGTGTACGCGCCCAGCGCCTTTCGGGTCGTCGCCGCGTCCCTGCCGCTCCCCTGGGCCGAGAGCAGCTCGTGCTTGCGCTTCCCGAAGCCGAGGAAGAGGGCGAGGGCGAAGGTGCAGAGGAAGATCCAGTTGCTCGGCGGCACCCCGATGGCGACGGTCCCGGCGAGCACGCGCAGGACGAAGCCCAGCGCGATCACGCACACGTCCACGTAGGCCAGCTTCTTCAGCCGCCACGAGTACGCGGCGTTCATCACCAGGTAGGCGAGCAGCACCCCGGCGAGCTCCGGGACGAGGAGCGCCGCCCCGGTGAGGGAGCCCAGCGCCAGCACCACGGACACCACCGCGGCGAGCGAGGCCGGGAGCTTTCCGCTGGCGATCGGCCGGTTGCGCTTCACCGGATGGCGCCTGTCGGCCTCCACGTCGAGGACGTCGTTGCCCAGGTACACGGCGGAGGCCATCAGCGAGTACAGGAAGAACGCAGCCACCGAGCGCAGCAAGAGGGCCGGCTCGAAGAGCTTGTGGGCGAAGACCAGGGGCGCGAAGAGGAAGCCGTTCTTCACCCACTGATGCGGCCGCATGCCGGCGCCGAGGTGGCGCAACACGCCCGCTCGGCGCGTCCCGACCTCAGCCGTCAGCAATGCCCGAGCCTCGCCCTGCGAATCCACGGGCGACTGTACGCTCGCTCCTTCGTCGACGCTCGGCATGCTCATGCCCGTGATCCTCCGCGCCCTGTCCGCCCCGGCAGTGCCGGGATCGCCGCTCCCGAATGGACCTTCCCGCCAGGGCGCTTCACCACTCCGGCAGTTTGGCCCGTCCGGTGCCCCGATTTCCACCCTCCTTCGCGCTTTACGGGGGAGGATCGGGCGCACCCGTTTCAGCCGACCAGAAGGGCGTCGAGAGCGCCGTCCTGGGAAAAGTCACGAAACGCGTGGGTGGCGCCGCAGGCCAGGAGCTGCGCCGGGCCGAACGAGCCGGTGCCCACGCCGATCGACTCGGCGCCCATCGCCCGCGCCGCCGCGATGTCCTTCGGCGTGTCGCCGATGATCACCACGCGGCACTCCGACAGCGGCACGCCGAGCTGCTCGGCGCCACGCTCGGCGCCACGGCGGATCAGCGCCGGCCGCTCCTCGTGATCGCAGCCGAAGCCGCCGAAGCGGAAGGCGTCGTGGATCCCCACGCGCTGGAGCTTCACCCGTGCGCCGTCCTTCACGTTGCCCGTGCCCAGGCCCACCGCGAAGCCGCTCCGCGAAGCGGCGGTCTCCACCGCCTCCCGCATCCCGTGGTGGAGGCGATACCAGGGCGCGACCGCCACCTCTTCCTCCAGCGTCGCGATGTAGACCGGAAGGAAGCCGTCGATGGTCGCCTCGTCCGCGGGGAGGCCGCTGCCCATGAGGGCCTGCCGGACAATCGCCCGGTCGGTCATCCCGTCGAAGGGGAAGCTGAACTCGCCCTTGCGGCCGAACGCCCGCTCGAACGCGCGCTCGATCGCCCGGCGGCCGCAGCCTCCGGTGCTCACCAGGGTTCCGTCGATGTCGAAGAGGAGAACGGTGTTGCGGTCGGGACGGGAACTACGCATCGAATCTCCATGCAGTCAGGCCGGACCCACGCTCCATCGGCAGGAGAGCGGAAGAGGACCTTTGCGACGTCGGCCATATCATGCTCGCTGGCAGACTTCAGCCGAGAGGAAGCTGATCGAGCACAGGCGGTGCTGCCAAGGGAAGGGCCTCTGCCCTCTGCACCTACAGCGCCGCCTCGAGGGGCCCCGCTCCTCTCGCGTGACCCTGGTCGCCGCCGCGTTCGCAACCTCCCACGCGTCCGGCTCCATTCCCCCGTTGATCATCGCGAGGGCCAGCCGCTTGGCCGCTGCTGAGACGTTGAGCCGACCTTGGCCTGCCAGGCCTCAATTTCCGGGGAGGGACGGGCGTGTTCTTCGCTTCGATGCGGGAGTTGGAGAGACGTGATCTAGGTGCCGGGACTGACTGCCGCCGATCACCAGACCTTCATTCCGCCATCGACGACGATGTCGATTCCGGTCACGTACGAACTGTCATCGGAGGCCAGGAAGAGAGCCACTTTCGCCACTTCCTCCGGCCGGCCCAGACGACCCAACAGCGTCTTGCCGAGCATGGAACTGGCCCACTCCGGGTCCTTCATCTGTTCGCGGATCTGGGGTGTCTCGATCAATCCAGGCGAAATCGAATTGGCGCGAATCCCATGCTCGCGGCCTTCCATGGCGAGCTGCCGGGTCATGCCGATGATGCCCGCCTTCGCCGTGGTGTGCGCAAGAGAGCCCAGGTTCTTGAAGCTCATCAGGGCGGTCAGCGAGGCGGTGTTCACGACCACCCCGTGGCTGGCCTTCAGATGAGGCCACGCAGCGCGCGTGAGGTAGAAGACCAGATCCACTTCATCCCGGCGATTGCGGTCCCACTCCTCGTCCGAGATGTCTTCGATCCAGTTGAAGGAGCCCTTGGCGGCGTTGTTGAAGAGCACGTCGATCCGGCCAAAATTTCGAATCGCAAAGTCGACCAGCTCCTGACAGTCGGCTGGCTCGCTCAGATGGCATGGCTGCAGGGACAACATCGTTCCACCGTCGGCGCGAACCGCCTCGACGGTGGCCTGAGCCGCGTCGACCTGGAGATCGCACCCGACGACCGAAGCGCCCTCGCGCGCGAACGTCAAGGCCGCTTCACGGCCCATGCCGCTACCGGTGCCCGTGATGATGCAGACCTTTCCTGAGAGCCGTTTCGACATCGGGCCTGCCCTCCTCGCGGCATTTGGAATCGATCAAGTGCTGATTGGCTCGATGGCCCGGTCCTCAACAGGTACGAGCAGACCCTGGCCACGAAAAGCAGGCGTCGCAAGCGCCGCGACGATTGCGCGAGCGGTTGATTTCCTTGCGACCGTGCGTGCCGATTCCCGCCACGTTTTGTCAAAGGAGTCCTAACCGAATGCAAATGGGTTGCGGCTGATGAAATTTGCATTTGTGTTGAGGATGGGGGAAGAGGGCCTTTGGACTGTTTCCCAAGGAACGAGATGAACCGCTCTGCTGCTGCCCTGGTGCTCGCCGCGTCCCTGATCCTGCCCGCCTGCATGTTGGGCGTCGCCGGAGGCAGGCCGCCGCGGCGCCCCGAGCCGCTCACGAGGAACGAGGCGGTCTCCCTGGGACAGTCCTGGTGCCGCCAGAGGGCCTACGACTGCCGATTGGTGGGCGCGAACCTCGTGAAGGGCCACGACCTCTGGAAGGTGAAATTCCACGCCTCCGACGACCCTCGGGGACGGCGCCACGAGGACGACCAGGGACGGCGCCACAAGGAGGGCAAGAAGCGAAACGTCCACCTCGAGTTCGATTCGTGGACGGGCGAGCTGCTCTCGGTGAAGGGGTAGGGGCCCGAGCGGGGACCCGTCGGGGCCCCTGCCGTCAGGGATTGAGCTGGGAAAGATCCGCAGCGCAACCGCTCCCCTTGTGTCTACCGCCCTCGTCTGAAGAGGAGAACGGTAGGTCGAATCGAACTCACGATCCGAAGAGGGCCGAGACGTATTCCTCCGGCTCGAAGGGCCGGAGGTCGGCCAGGGATTCCCCGATGCCGATCAGGCGGACGGGGATCTTCAGCTCGTCGCAGATCCCGATCACCACGCCGCCCTTCGCCGTGCCGTCGAGCTTCGTGAGCACGATCCCGGTCACGCCGAGGGCGTCGTGGAACTGGCGGGCCTGCTGGATCGCGTTCTGGCCCATGGTCGCGTCCAGCACGAGGAGCACCTCGTCCGGCGCGTCCGCGCGGGCCTTCCCGATCACGCGCTGGACCTTCTTGAGCTCTTCCATCAGCGAGGCCTTGGTGTGGAGCCGGCCCGCCGTGTCGCAGATCACCACGTCGAAGGACTCGCGCACGCCGCGCTGAACGGCGTCGAAGATCACCGAACCCGGGTCGCTGCCTTCCGCGCCCTTCACGATCGGCACCTGCGCGCGCTCCGCCCACACGTCGAGCTGCTCCGTGGCGGCGGCGCGGAAGGTATCGCCGGCGGCGAGGAGCACGCGCTTCCCGCGGGCCTCCAGTTTGGCCGCCAGCTTGCCGATGGTGGTCGTCTTCCCGGCGCCGTTCACGCCCACGACCATGATCACCCAGGGCTTCGTGTCGTCCATGGGCAGGCCGAGGCCGTCCAGGACGGGCCGGGTGTCTGCGGCATGGGCCTGGCCGAGGATCTCCGCCACGTCCTTTCGGATCGCCGCGCGCAGCTTGCCGGGGTTCGCGAGCTCCTTCTTCCGGAGACGCTCCTGCGCGCCCTCCACCAGGCGCATCGAGGTCTTCACCCCGATGTCCGCCGTGAAGAGAATCTCCTCCAGCTCGCCGATCGTCGCCTCGGAGACCTCCGCGGCCCCTCCGCCGAAGAGGCCCGCCAGCTTCGCCACGAAGCCGCCCTCGCGGGTGCGGGTGAGGCCCTCGATCAGCGTCCTCCCCGACTCCGCGGCGATTTTCTGGCGGCGCTCCTCCTCCTGGCGAAGGCGCTCCGCCTCGCGGCGGGCGTGCTCCTCCTCCAGAGCGCGCAGGCGCGCGGCCTCGGCCTCCGCGGCCTCCCGGGCCTTGCGCTCCTTCTCGAGGCGCTCCGCCTCCTTGCGCTCGCGGTACTCGGCCTTCTTGTGCTCCTCCTCCTCGGCCTTGCGCTTGCGGCGCTCCGCATCCGCCTCGGCTTCGGCCCGGTCCGCTTCGCGCTCGGCCTTGGCGAGCTCCTCCTCGCGGGCCTTTCTGGCCTCGGGCGTCAGCTCCGCGAGGCGCTTTGCGCGCTCCTCGCGCTCGGCGCGCTTGCGCTCGTCGTACTCGAGCTTGCGGCGGGCCTCCTGCTCCTTCGCCTCTGCCGCCTCTTCCTTCGCGTGGGCCTTTTCGGCCTTCTCCTCGGCGGCTTCCCGGCGCGAGCGCTCCTTCTTCAGCTGCTGCTCGAGCGTCGGGGGCTTTGGGGGAGCGGGGCGGAGCTCCTTGAGCTTCCGGCGCCTTCCCCGCAGGATCTTGAACGAGACGACCAGCAGGATGATCCCGAGGGCGACCAGGATCGCCCATCCGATGATCTCGCCCGTCGAAGGCTGGGTCACGTCTAGCTGCATGTTCGCGAGGTTCCTTGAATGGAGAGGCGTCCGGCCGGGCGCTCGCCCGAGCAAGGCCGCGGAGGATACCCGACCCGGCCGCTCCGAACGTCGGAAAGTGCTTGATGCCAGGGGCTTTTGTCGGGAAGCTGCCCGCGCAGGGAGCCTGTTTTTCGGTACGGCATGCCGTATCAGACGACCAGGCTGCGGAATCTCGGCGCGCCCGTCACCGGTTTGCGCCCTAGCGGAGGCATTTCTTGAAGCGAACCACCGGGCTCGGGATCGCGCTCTTCCTGATCACCCTGATCCTCGACTACGCCACCAAGGTGCTCTCCGAGGCGCACCTGGCCGAGGGGCCGATCACCATCGTGCCCGGCTGGGTCTGGCTCCGCCTCGCCTACAACCGCGGCGTCGCGTTCTCGATCATGGAGGGGATGCCCCACTGGATCCTGGGCGTCGGCGCCCTCGTCCTGATCTGCGTCGTGGTGTGGAGCCTTCGCGCCCTCGCTACGCGCCCCTCCGGCGCCGCAGCCCTGGGCCTCCTCGCCGCCGGCGGCATCGCCAACGCCATCGACCGCCTGCACGACGGCCAGGTCACCGACATGATCTCCGTGTGGCGCTGGCCGGTCTTCAACGTCGCCGACACCGCGATCACCATCGGCGTCGGGCTCCTCTTCTGGGCGTCCCGGAAGACCAAGGAAGCGCCCGAGGCCTCGCACGCGGCGTCGCCCGGCGCGATCCCTGCCGCCGCCGACACCGAGCTGCACCGCGAGCCCTGAGCGGCTCCTCGTTGCGCGGTCGTCGAATCGCAACATTCGCCGCCCGTCGTGTGTTATGCCTGCGGCGCCGAAGTCGTCCGGGCGGACGCCGGTGGGTGCAGGAAACGGCCCACGGGAGGCAAAGTCCGGGCTTCGCAGGGCAAGGTGCTGGCTAACGGCCAGGCGGGGCAACCCGACGGAAAGTGGCACAGAAAACATACCGCCGGTCCTTCCCGGGCCGGTAAGGGTGAAAAGGTGCGGTAAGAGCGCACCGCACCCCTGGTGACAGGGGTGGCAGGCTAAACCCCACCTGAAGCAAGGGCGAATAGGGAGGCGCCCTCCGAGAGGAGGGCAGGGGCTGCCCGTCCCGAGACCTCCGGGTACGCCCGCTCGAGCCTGTCGGCAACGGCAGGCCTAGACGAATGTCCGTCTACCGCCGCAAGGCGGGATCCAGAACCCGGCTTACAGGGCGACTTCGGCACTTTTCTCCTCTCACGACCCTGCGGGCTTGCCCCTGCAGCGGCCACCGGGCCGCGCCCGGGGCCTCGCGCGCGCTCTGCCGCACCGAAGTCGCTCCCCGACCGTCGGCCGCCGATTTGTGCTCTCGCATACGTCGTCGCCCTGAACGAGGCGCGCCGCTGCGTCCAGATCGGATTGTGAGCGGTGGGGTGATTCCCTACCTTCGCGCTCTCTCGGGCCGCTGAGTGGGATCGGTGCACCATCCTGATCAGGTGTCCCGAGGGATCTGCGCCATCTCCTCCGCCGCAACGCAAAAGCCGAGTCGTCGTCTCGACGCACGGTCGAGATCGAACCCACGAGGTCCCAACTCATGCTCAAGCACGTCTGCAGTTCAGTCGCTGCGCTCGCTCTTTGTTGTGCCTGGTCCCAGCCGGCATTTGCCGATCGCGACGATCCGGAGATCCATTATGGCGACTCCGCAACCGTCGGCGGCGCCAAGGTCCGGACCTACGTCGTGCTGATCAAGGACAAGGCGGCGATCGGCAACCACAAGGTCCCGGTCGAGCTCGGAATCGAGATCCCCGAATCGGCGCTCAGGAACTTGCCGTCGCAGGAGCGGATGTGGGTCCTCTACTTCCCGAACCAGGCGTGGAACATGAGGCTCCAATACATGATGCTCGACTGGAACCCGTCCGGGCACCCGCCGGAGATG
The Vulgatibacter incomptus DNA segment above includes these coding regions:
- the lspA gene encoding signal peptidase II; this translates as MKRTTGLGIALFLITLILDYATKVLSEAHLAEGPITIVPGWVWLRLAYNRGVAFSIMEGMPHWILGVGALVLICVVVWSLRALATRPSGAAALGLLAAGGIANAIDRLHDGQVTDMISVWRWPVFNVADTAITIGVGLLFWASRKTKEAPEASHAASPGAIPAAADTELHREP
- the ftsY gene encoding signal recognition particle-docking protein FtsY, coding for MQLDVTQPSTGEIIGWAILVALGIILLVVSFKILRGRRRKLKELRPAPPKPPTLEQQLKKERSRREAAEEKAEKAHAKEEAAEAKEQEARRKLEYDERKRAEREERAKRLAELTPEARKAREEELAKAEREADRAEAEADAERRKRKAEEEEHKKAEYRERKEAERLEKERKAREAAEAEAARLRALEEEHARREAERLRQEEERRQKIAAESGRTLIEGLTRTREGGFVAKLAGLFGGGAAEVSEATIGELEEILFTADIGVKTSMRLVEGAQERLRKKELANPGKLRAAIRKDVAEILGQAHAADTRPVLDGLGLPMDDTKPWVIMVVGVNGAGKTTTIGKLAAKLEARGKRVLLAAGDTFRAAATEQLDVWAERAQVPIVKGAEGSDPGSVIFDAVQRGVRESFDVVICDTAGRLHTKASLMEELKKVQRVIGKARADAPDEVLLVLDATMGQNAIQQARQFHDALGVTGIVLTKLDGTAKGGVVIGICDELKIPVRLIGIGESLADLRPFEPEEYVSALFGS